The genomic DNA AGCAGGACGTCACGGCCGCACTGACAGGCGCCCGGCGGGCATTCTTCGCGGATGGGAAAGCTCGTGCTCATGGATGTCGGTCCGTGCCCGCGCGGCAACGGCGCGCGGGCCTAATCCATGATTGTGCCGCAAGCCAGCCTGGCACGCAGCCGCGCGGCGGATGCGAGGCGGTGCGCGGGTTGCGTGTTTACATCAGGTCGCGGGGGGCGCCGTCGCCCTTGGCGATGCCATCCGCCTGGCCGCTGGCGGCCTGGCGGATGTGCACCATGATGTCGTGCATCTCTTCGACCGAGCGCCGCAATTCCTGCATGACGCCGTCCATGTCGCGCGCGCGCTGCGTCACGTCGGACGCCACCTCGATGACCTTGAAGGCCCGCCCGTTCTCGTCCAGCACCGGGTTGTAGCTGGCCTGGATCCAGACCTCGCGGCCGTTCTTGCCTATCCGGCGATACTGCCCGGCGTCGTAGGCGCCCTGCCCCAGCTTGTCCCAGAAGGCGCGATATTCCGGCGTCTCGTGCAGGGCCGGGTCGACGAAGAGACGGTGGTGCCTGCCCACGACCTCGTGGTCACGGTAACCCATCACGTCCAGGAAGTTCTCGTTGGCGCGCAGCACCGTGCCATCCAGGCCGAACTCGACCACGCCTTGCGACTTGCCGATGGCCGCAAGCCGGCCTTCCAGGTCATTCTGGCGGCGGCGCTGTTCCGTGATGTCCATCAGGTAACCCACCACGCGCACGACCTTGCCGCGGCGGTCGGTGACGGGAACGTAGCCGCCCTGCACCCAGCACTCGCCGCCGCCATGCGTCATCAAGGCGTAGTGGCCGGAGTCGCCCCGGCCTTCGGCCAGGCCCTGCCAGAAGGCGTCATAGGCCGGGTTCTCGCGCAGGGCCGGCGGCACCAGCATGCGGTGGTGCTGGCCCGCCAGCTCGGTCAGGCCATAGCCCGCCAGGTGCAGCATGGCATCGTTGGCGCCCACGATCATGCCGTCGGGCAACAGCTCGATGACGGCCTGCACCTGGGAATGGGTGCCCGGGCCCGAGGGCACGAAACGGGACTTCGAGGAACGCTGGAATACGTCGAAGGGATTGAACATGGTGATGCAGTGGTCCGGCTGTAAGACTGCTGCTCCGCGCCAAGTCCTACCTTTCGCACCATGGATTCCACACTTCAGGACAGCATGGGTGATCGCAAGGCACGAACGCGCCCCCGTCGGCGCGGCGGGCAAATGGGGTGTGTCGAAGGGATGTCAGGGACGCGCCAATGGGGCGCGCACGCTGGAGATGCCAGGAGGAGAAGAGGGACTCACGCGCGAGGCCTTGCGGCAATCGCGGATTCGCTCCGGATGTTATCACCGGGCAAGGACGAGGTGTCCACAGGACGCATCGGGACACGCCGCAATGTGGGGCCGAGGCCACACATTGCATTTTGTGTCATGTTGTCCGACGTTTTATGGCGTATGCGTCGCCATCGCCGACGATCAGGGCAATTTGCGCAAGGCCAGGATCAAGCGGTCCATCTCTGCCTGGGTCGTCAGGTAGCTCACCGAAGCGCGGTTCAACTGGCCCAGGCCGCGGGCCTGCATGTCCAGGGGCGTGTAGGGCACGCCGTTCGCCCCGATGACGATGCCCTCGGCCGCCAGGCTGCGTTGCACATCCGCGGGCTGCCGGCCTTCCACCAGGAACGACACCAGGCCGGACTGCTCGCGGCCCTGGTCCATGACACGCACGCCCGCCACGGCGCCCAACTGCTCGCGCAGGGCACGCGCCGTCGCGTCGATGGTGGCGCGGATCCGTGCCGGTCCGATGTCCAGCGCATCCTGCAGGGCCTGGCCCAGGCCGCAACGCAAGGCCATCGGCGTTTCCGCGGGCTCGAAGCGCGCCGCGTCGCCACGCAGGACAGGACGGCCGTCCGCATCCAGCGGCGCCGAATGCGTATCGACCACCGTCGGCACCAGACGAGGCAGGAAGTCCTGGCGGACATACAGCAGGCCCGTGCCGCGCGGGCCGCGCAAGGCCTTGCGCCCCGCGCCGCTCAGCACGTCGCAGCCCAGCGCGCGCACGTCCACCGGAACCTGTCCCACGGCTTGCGCGGCATCGATGAAATAGGGAATGCCGTGACGGCGGGCCACCTGGCCCACGGCCGCCGCCGGATTGATGAGCCCGCCATTGGCAGGCAGCCAGGTCAGCGAGATGAGCTTCACGCGCGCGTCCAGCATGGCCTCCAGCGCGGCGGGATCCACCACGCCGCTGCCGTCCGAAGGAATCGTTTCCACCGACAGCCCATGACGCTGCGCAGCCAGGCGCATGCCTGCCAGGTTGCCGCCCCACTCGTGGCGAGCCACCAGGATCCGGTCACCTGCGCGCCAGCCGTCCAGCGCAGCGAACGCCGCGCCCCAGCCGGGCGAGTTGCCCGCGGTCAGCGCGATTTCCTCGGGGTCGGCGTTGAGCAGTTGGGCCGCCAGGTGGCGGGCACGCTCGGACTGCTCGCGCGCGGCCACGCCGGCCTCCATCGGGCCTGACGCCTCGCGCTGCCACTGTGCCTGCACGGCATCCAGGGTGGCGGCGGAAGGCAGCGAGGCGCCGCCGTGATTGAAATGCACGGTATGCGCGATGCCGGGCGTGGCGGCGCGCAGGCGTGCGATCTCGTCATGCGAAAGCGGCGTGACCATGATGCGCGGGCCTCAGGGATGCAGCGCCACGATGGCGTCGACTTCCACCGACACGCCAAAGGGCAGCGAGGCCACGCCCACGGCGCTGCGGGCATGGCGGCCGGCATCGCCGAAGACGTTCACGAAGAGATCGGACGCGCCATTGGCAATGGCGGGATGGCGGCCGAAGTCGGGCGTGCTGGCGACATAGACGCACAGGCGCACGATGCGCGACACGCGATCCAGCCGATCATCGGTGGCCGCGGCGATCTGCGAGATCACGCCCAGCCCGGCAAGCTGCGCGGCGCGCAGGCCTTCCTCGTCGCTGAGATTGCCGCCCAGCAGGCCCAGGCAGGCGGGCTTGCCGCCCTGGCGGGACGTCTGGCCGGAGATGTAGAGCAGGTTGCCTTCCTGCACGAACGTGACGTAGTTGGCAGCAGGGGTATTGGGCTTTTCAAGGGCCAGGCCCAGTTCGGCCACACGTTCGGAAATGCGCTTGCTCATGCTTCTGTCTCCGGGAAAAAGCCTCATCCTATCGGGTGTCGCGGCCTGCGGGCAATCGCGGCGACTCAACGCTGCGTCAGCCTGCGATCCAATTCCAGGATGGCCTGGTACAGCACGCGTGTGCCGTCCAGCAGTTGCGACGGCGCCAGCCACTCTTCCGGACAGTGGCTGCGGCCGCCCTTGCAAGGCACGAAGATCATGCCGATG from Orrella dioscoreae includes the following:
- a CDS encoding PAS domain-containing protein; the protein is MFNPFDVFQRSSKSRFVPSGPGTHSQVQAVIELLPDGMIVGANDAMLHLAGYGLTELAGQHHRMLVPPALRENPAYDAFWQGLAEGRGDSGHYALMTHGGGECWVQGGYVPVTDRRGKVVRVVGYLMDITEQRRRQNDLEGRLAAIGKSQGVVEFGLDGTVLRANENFLDVMGYRDHEVVGRHHRLFVDPALHETPEYRAFWDKLGQGAYDAGQYRRIGKNGREVWIQASYNPVLDENGRAFKVIEVASDVTQRARDMDGVMQELRRSVEEMHDIMVHIRQAASGQADGIAKGDGAPRDLM
- a CDS encoding RidA family protein; its protein translation is MSKRISERVAELGLALEKPNTPAANYVTFVQEGNLLYISGQTSRQGGKPACLGLLGGNLSDEEGLRAAQLAGLGVISQIAAATDDRLDRVSRIVRLCVYVASTPDFGRHPAIANGASDLFVNVFGDAGRHARSAVGVASLPFGVSVEVDAIVALHP
- a CDS encoding aminotransferase class V-fold PLP-dependent enzyme, translated to MVTPLSHDEIARLRAATPGIAHTVHFNHGGASLPSAATLDAVQAQWQREASGPMEAGVAAREQSERARHLAAQLLNADPEEIALTAGNSPGWGAAFAALDGWRAGDRILVARHEWGGNLAGMRLAAQRHGLSVETIPSDGSGVVDPAALEAMLDARVKLISLTWLPANGGLINPAAAVGQVARRHGIPYFIDAAQAVGQVPVDVRALGCDVLSGAGRKALRGPRGTGLLYVRQDFLPRLVPTVVDTHSAPLDADGRPVLRGDAARFEPAETPMALRCGLGQALQDALDIGPARIRATIDATARALREQLGAVAGVRVMDQGREQSGLVSFLVEGRQPADVQRSLAAEGIVIGANGVPYTPLDMQARGLGQLNRASVSYLTTQAEMDRLILALRKLP